ATGCCGGACGCGCCGAGGTTCGCAGTGTTGCCAATCCAGGACGGCCGGCCGCACGCGGCATGGCTGCCGTGCCGGGCATGCCGCATGCGGAACGCGCCTTCCCGGATCTCGCCCCCAACGATCAACATCCCGACCATGTCCACGCCACCCGACAAACCCAATTCGCGCCGTCACTTTCTGCGCTCGTCGGTCGCGCTCGTGCCGATCGCGTCGCTCGCCGGCTGCGACCTGCGCTCGCCGCCATCTTCCGGCCGCCCGTCCGGCGCGGCCTCCGCGGCATCGGCGAGCGCCGAACGCGCGCCGTACAAACCGACTTTCTTCGATGCCCGGGAGTGGGCGTTCGTCCAGGCGGCCGTCGACCGGCTGATTCCGGCCGATGCCGAAGGCCCCGGCGCGCTCGAGGCCGGCGTGCCCGAATTCATCGACCGCCAGATGGAAACGCCATACGCGCACGGCGCGCTGTGGTACATGCAGGGGCCGTTCCAGCAGGGCGTGCCGGAGCTCGGCTACCAGCTGAAGCTCGTGCCGCGCGACATCTATCGGCTCGGCATCGCGGCCGTCGACCGCTTCTGCGCGAAGACGCACGGCAAGGCGTTCGCGGATCTCGACGCGGCGACGCGCGACGCCGTGCTCGGCGCGCTCGAAAAGAGCCGCGCGCAGATCGACGACGTGCCGCCCGCGGTGTTGTTCGGACAATTGCTGCAGAACACGCGCGAAGGCTACTTCTGCGATCCGGTCCACGGCGGCAATCGCGGGATGGCCGCGTGGAAGATGATCGGCTTCCCCGGCGCGCGCGCGGACTTCATGGATTTCGTCAACCAGAACGGCAAGCCGTATCCGTACGGGCCGGTTTCGATCAACGGGGAGCGTACCTGATGGCAGCGGAGAAG
The sequence above is drawn from the Burkholderia ubonensis genome and encodes:
- a CDS encoding gluconate 2-dehydrogenase subunit 3 family protein; translation: MSTPPDKPNSRRHFLRSSVALVPIASLAGCDLRSPPSSGRPSGAASAASASAERAPYKPTFFDAREWAFVQAAVDRLIPADAEGPGALEAGVPEFIDRQMETPYAHGALWYMQGPFQQGVPELGYQLKLVPRDIYRLGIAAVDRFCAKTHGKAFADLDAATRDAVLGALEKSRAQIDDVPPAVLFGQLLQNTREGYFCDPVHGGNRGMAAWKMIGFPGARADFMDFVNQNGKPYPYGPVSINGERT